A genomic segment from Phragmites australis chromosome 6, lpPhrAust1.1, whole genome shotgun sequence encodes:
- the LOC133922661 gene encoding endoglucanase 5-like has protein sequence MSDVSGSFVVAVAVAAMSLAVAAAASAAAHDYGEALHKSLLYFEAQRSGRLPYNQRVRWRGHSGLTDGLEQGVDLVGGYYDAGDHVKFGLPMAFTVTMLSWGVIEYGGGVAATGELAHALQAIKWGTDYFIKAHTSPNELWTQVGDGDSDHYCWQRPEDMTTSRRAYKVDAENPGSEVAAETAAAMAAASVVFRRAGDAHYAHLLLHHAQQLFEFADTYRGRYDASVESVRSYYPSSSGYQDELLWAALWLHRATGRRDYLDYALANADAFGGTGWAVSEFSWDIKYSGLQVLASELLVEEKQQLLRLSDEQRAVVEQLRSNAEYYVCSCMNRNPGGAEHNAGRTPAGLLFIRPWNNLQYVSSAAFLLTVYSDVLAALGQPLRCGGIDAGGEGGFADAGDVLAFAKSQADYILGTNPMRTSYLVGYGAAYPRQVHHRAASSASYRHNRDFIGCLQGFDSWYSARRENPHDLVGAVVGGPNAEDVFNDHRGAYMQTEACTYNTAPMVGVFSKFMQLEGQQPRRPSSSATLAPEADL, from the exons ATGAGCGACGTCTCCGGCAGCTTCGTggtggccgtggccgtggccgcCATGTCGCTGGCCGTGGCGGCGGctgcgtcggcggcggcgcatgACTACGGGGAGGCGCTGCACAAGAGCCTGCTCTACTTCGAGGCGCAGCGGTCGGGGCGGCTGCCGTACAACCAGCGCGTGCGGTGGCGCGGCCACTCGGGCCTCACCGACGGCCTTGAGCAGGGCGTGGACCTGGTGGGCGGGTACTACGACGCCGGCGACCACGTCAAGTTCGGCCTCCCAATGGCGTTCACCGTTACCATGCTGTCGTGGGGCGTCATCGAGTacggcggcggcgtcgcggcAACTGGGGAGCTCGCGCACGCGCTGCAGGCCATCAAGTGGGGCACCGACTACTTCATCAAGGCGCACACGAGCCCGAACGAGCTCTGGACGCAGGTCGGCGACGGCGACTCGGACCACTACTGCTGGCAGCGGCCGGAGGACATGACCACGTCGCGGCGCGCGTACAAGGTGGACGCCGAGAACCCGGGGTCGGAGGTCGCCGCCGAGACCGCCGCGGCCATGGCGGCCGCCTCCGTCGTGTTCCGGCGCGCCGGCGACGCGCACTACGCGCACCTGCTCCTCCACCACGCGCAGCAGCTGTTCGAGTTCGCGGACACGTACCGGGGCCGCTACGACGCGAGCGTGGAGTCGGTGAGGAGCTACTACCCGTCATCGAGCGGGTACCAGGACGAGCTCCTGTGGGCGGCGCTCTGGCTGCACCGCGCCACCGGCCGCCGCGACTACCTCGACTACGCGCTCGCCAACGCCGATGCCTTCGGCGGCACCGGATGGGCCGTCTCCGAGTTCAGCTGGGACATCAAGTACTCCGGACTCCAGGTCCTCGCATCCGAG cTTCTGGttgaggagaagcagcagctaCTGCGTCTGAGCGACGAGCAGCGCGCGGTGGTGGAGCAGTTGCGGTCCAATGCGGAGTACTACGTGTGCTCGTGCATGAACCGGAACCCCGGCGGCGCCGAGCACAACGCCGGCCGCACCCCGGCGGGGCTGCTCTTCATCCGCCCCTGGAATAACCTCCAGTACGTCTCCagcgccgccttcctcctcaCTGTCTACTCCGACGTGCTCGCCGCCCTGGGTCAGCCCCTCCGCTGCGGCGGCAtcgacgccggcggcgagggcggcttCGCGGACGCCGGCGACGTGCTGGCGTTCGCCAAGTCCCAGGCCGACTACATCCTGGGCACCAATCCGATGCGGACCAGCTACCTCGTCGGCTACGGCGCGGCATACCCGCGGCAGGTCCACCACCGTGCGGCGTCGAGCGCGTCGTACCGGCACAACCGGGACTTCATCGGGTGCCTGCAGGGGTTCGACTCGTGGTACAGCGCGCGACGGGAGAACCCGCACGACCTCGTCGGCGCCGTCGTGGGGGGCCCCAACGCCGAGGACGTCTTCAACGACCACCGCGGCGCGTACATGCAGACGGAGGCCTGTACGTACAACACCGCGCCCATGGTCGGGGTCTTCTCCAAGTTCATGCAGCTCGAGGGGCAGCAGCCACGGCGGCCGTCGTCGTCGGCGACTTTGGCGCCAGAGGCGGATCTTTGA